The following coding sequences are from one Azospirillum sp. TSH100 window:
- the uxuA gene encoding mannonate dehydratase — MQETWRWFGPDDPVTLEKARQAGATGIVTALHHMNQGSVWTPEEIQKRRAMVEAAGLTWDVVESIGVGEEIKTRTGDFRTKIDNYKQSIRNVARAGIPVICYNFMVITDWSRTNLMHRLPNGGYALRYDSVDFAAYDLFVLKRRNAEASYDPAHIAAAKTRFEAMTVEQVAELERNLIDWLPARDFAYDRDSFRGMLELYQEIGVEDLRANLIEFLREITPVAEEEGVRLCIHPDDPSFPIFGLPRVMSTAEDVRALFDAVPQEACGLTLCTGSFGSNPKNDLVAMAKEFAPRIHFVHLRNTTHEPDGSFYEADHLGGDTDLIGVAAAIIDEEARRRQAGRADAQIPMRPDHGHLLGDDIGQTMNPGYSFVGRLKGLAELRGVMRTIEAFRDKRVA, encoded by the coding sequence ATGCAGGAAACCTGGCGCTGGTTCGGCCCGGACGATCCCGTCACCCTGGAAAAGGCCCGTCAGGCCGGTGCCACCGGCATCGTCACCGCGCTGCACCACATGAACCAGGGCAGCGTCTGGACGCCCGAGGAGATCCAGAAGCGCCGCGCCATGGTCGAGGCCGCCGGCCTGACCTGGGACGTGGTGGAAAGCATCGGCGTCGGTGAGGAGATCAAGACGCGCACCGGCGACTTCCGCACCAAGATCGACAATTACAAGCAGTCGATCCGCAATGTGGCGCGGGCCGGCATCCCGGTGATCTGCTACAACTTCATGGTCATCACCGACTGGAGCCGGACCAACCTGATGCACCGGCTGCCGAACGGCGGCTATGCCCTGCGCTATGACAGCGTCGATTTCGCCGCCTACGACCTGTTCGTGCTGAAGCGCCGCAATGCGGAAGCGAGCTACGACCCTGCCCATATCGCGGCCGCCAAGACGCGGTTCGAGGCGATGACGGTGGAACAGGTGGCGGAGCTGGAGCGCAACCTGATCGACTGGCTGCCGGCCCGCGACTTCGCCTATGACCGCGACAGCTTCCGCGGCATGCTGGAACTGTACCAGGAGATCGGCGTCGAGGATCTGCGCGCCAACCTGATCGAGTTCCTGCGCGAAATCACGCCCGTGGCCGAAGAGGAAGGGGTGCGGCTGTGCATCCACCCCGATGACCCGTCCTTCCCCATTTTTGGCCTGCCGCGGGTGATGTCCACCGCGGAAGACGTGCGGGCGCTGTTCGATGCCGTGCCGCAGGAGGCCTGCGGGCTGACCCTGTGCACGGGGTCCTTCGGCTCCAACCCGAAGAACGATCTGGTGGCGATGGCGAAGGAGTTCGCCCCGCGCATCCACTTCGTCCATCTGCGCAACACCACGCACGAGCCGGACGGCTCCTTCTATGAGGCCGACCATCTCGGCGGCGATACCGACCTGATCGGCGTGGCCGCGGCGATCATCGACGAGGAAGCCCGCCGCCGGCAGGCCGGCCGCGCCGACGCCCAAATCCCGATGCGCCCCGACCACGGCCATCTGCTGGGCGACGACATCGGCCAGACGATGAATCCCGGCTATTCCTTCGTCGGGCGCCTGAAGGGACTGGCTGAACTGCGCGGCGTGATGCGCACCATCGAAGCCTTCCGCGACAAGCGGGTAGCCTGA